From one Microbulbifer sp. A4B17 genomic stretch:
- a CDS encoding alpha/beta hydrolase codes for MIEKLVLAFVSSIAMGCSTVVTEYIERSNSFDFKEIVSFDTIETYGFKNNRHCSTEHKVCTNYLLGEPLENKKLHYTVSLESFSGSESTVSLDILKSSLPELQSGTVVLIHGFRASKEFMLNSALYFRMLGFRVIVPDLLGHGESDEAKEYGVGDSKIVNEIINKYKNNTLYIVGNSMGGTTAMQISTLRNDINGIILQAPMLRFDEAVLNYTKANFPSMTMLFSEERIKQGALDTLVRADITPEQTDIKPIIVSSSVPIIIFASSSDTVAPHSSYSDLESNGVSIVKVDGRNHPSMSIIGDNESRELVHWFGKLSSISR; via the coding sequence ATGATAGAAAAATTGGTATTGGCATTTGTAAGCAGCATAGCTATGGGTTGCTCTACTGTAGTTACAGAATATATTGAGCGATCTAATAGCTTTGATTTTAAAGAGATTGTTTCTTTCGATACTATTGAAACTTATGGATTTAAAAACAACAGGCATTGCTCTACAGAGCATAAAGTATGCACAAATTACCTTCTAGGGGAGCCACTTGAAAACAAGAAACTTCACTATACGGTTTCCCTGGAATCATTTAGCGGTTCTGAAAGTACTGTTAGTTTGGACATTTTAAAAAGCTCACTACCTGAATTACAGTCAGGCACAGTTGTTCTTATACATGGTTTCAGGGCATCTAAAGAGTTTATGCTGAACTCGGCTCTGTACTTCAGAATGTTAGGTTTTAGAGTTATAGTCCCTGACTTATTAGGGCATGGTGAATCTGATGAGGCTAAAGAATATGGTGTTGGTGATAGTAAAATAGTCAACGAAATCATCAACAAATATAAAAATAACACCCTGTATATTGTTGGTAATTCTATGGGTGGTACAACTGCAATGCAAATTTCTACTTTAAGAAATGACATTAATGGAATAATTCTACAAGCTCCAATGCTTCGATTTGATGAGGCGGTTTTAAATTACACTAAAGCTAACTTTCCCAGCATGACAATGCTTTTTTCAGAGGAAAGGATCAAGCAAGGAGCGTTAGATACTTTAGTTAGAGCTGATATCACTCCTGAACAGACGGACATTAAACCAATTATTGTATCTTCTAGTGTACCTATAATTATTTTTGCATCATCTTCAGATACTGTTGCTCCACACAGCAGCTATAGCGATCTAGAATCGAATGGTGTTTCAATTGTAAAAGTTGACGGCCGAAAC